One part of the Chryseobacterium mulctrae genome encodes these proteins:
- a CDS encoding choice-of-anchor I family protein translates to MDASGTHLRYNYPINGNVQFNLPTTGYNNVVVKFSTRRSGSGAGNQNWSYSLDGTTFVPYQTVTSQDANPQLITFDFSNVTGVSNNPNFKLKVEFAQGGGGAVGNNRFDNFTVDATSVGGTDTTPPTVAYLPANNVNNASTTVNPTITFNENVRLIDNSAITSANAQSLVELRLGNSTGNTVPFTTTFANNVITVIPTGGLVPNQAYYLALKPNMVEDTSDNAVTTATSSIFTTAGTSISLDKTLIKVNENAGTLAFKINVTNPSNATANLVVKPASFNTANSSDFTFTSQTINITPSTTSVTVNIPILDDTLEEQQAEYFVLSLENPVGTTITGDTTSTVYIIDNDKAAPVPSNQITLNYIGSFDPSGNNNSSTEIVVHDPATQKLFTISSLTDVFDIINFSNPLAPSVINTVNMAPYGGITSIAVKNGLVAVASPNGTNAQQNGSVVFFDINGNFLKQVTVGVLPDMITFTPDGTKVMTANEGEPNDAYTVDPEGSISIIDISGGINNLSQSNVTTRGFTGYNSQEAAFISSGGRKVKSTSTLAQDLEPEYIAISADSQKAWVSCQENNGIIEVNLSNNTLGNIWGLGKKDMNLPGNGFDASDNNGEILIANWPVKAYYNPDAMASFKVGNTNYLVTANEGDEKDLGGFSERTTVGANGYTLDSTIFPNASVLKASHNLGRFRVTNVNGNTDGDADFEEIHALGARSFSIFNADTKQIVYDSGDRFERYIAANHPLIFNADNEANGAKNRSRAKGPEPEGVTLGTIAGQTFAFITLERTGGVMVYNVTDPNNVTFVDYKHSRSTSAFGGDNGPEGITYIPPANMNNGKGYVVVANEISGTLSMYEVIPSSTLSTGEVKTEKASFNIFPNPVNKGNTLYFNRAQGYELYDMSGKLLGKEKNALTIDTSKLNTGVYLIKTSEGEVKRFIVK, encoded by the coding sequence ATGGACGCTTCCGGAACGCATTTAAGATACAATTATCCGATCAACGGAAATGTACAGTTTAATTTGCCAACGACAGGATATAACAATGTTGTGGTGAAATTTTCTACAAGAAGATCGGGTTCGGGTGCAGGAAATCAAAATTGGTCTTACTCTTTAGACGGAACTACTTTTGTACCGTATCAAACGGTTACTTCACAAGACGCCAATCCACAATTGATCACATTTGACTTTTCGAATGTTACAGGAGTTTCAAATAACCCAAATTTCAAATTAAAAGTTGAGTTTGCTCAAGGTGGCGGCGGAGCTGTTGGAAATAACAGATTCGATAATTTTACAGTGGACGCAACTTCAGTTGGCGGAACTGATACTACTCCACCAACCGTTGCTTATTTGCCTGCAAACAACGTCAACAATGCTTCTACGACGGTAAACCCTACAATTACTTTTAATGAAAATGTAAGATTAATCGATAACTCTGCAATTACTTCTGCAAATGCACAAAGCTTAGTTGAATTACGTTTAGGAAACTCTACAGGAAATACAGTTCCATTTACGACAACGTTCGCAAATAATGTAATTACGGTAATTCCAACGGGAGGTTTAGTTCCGAATCAGGCTTATTATTTAGCTTTAAAACCAAATATGGTAGAAGATACAAGCGACAACGCAGTAACTACGGCAACTTCTAGTATTTTCACGACGGCAGGAACAAGTATTTCTTTAGATAAAACTTTAATTAAGGTTAATGAAAACGCAGGAACATTAGCATTTAAAATAAATGTGACCAATCCTTCCAATGCAACGGCGAATTTGGTTGTGAAACCTGCTTCTTTTAACACCGCAAACAGCAGTGATTTTACCTTTACAAGCCAAACAATCAACATCACGCCTTCTACAACAAGTGTAACGGTAAATATTCCGATTCTTGATGATACTTTGGAAGAACAGCAAGCAGAATATTTTGTTTTAAGTTTAGAAAATCCTGTAGGAACAACAATTACCGGAGACACTACTTCTACCGTTTATATTATCGATAATGATAAAGCGGCTCCCGTTCCTTCTAATCAGATTACATTAAATTACATCGGAAGTTTTGATCCTTCAGGAAATAATAACAGTTCAACAGAAATTGTAGTTCATGATCCTGCAACTCAGAAATTATTTACCATCAGTTCTTTAACGGATGTTTTTGATATTATTAATTTTTCTAATCCATTAGCTCCGTCAGTAATTAATACTGTAAACATGGCTCCTTATGGCGGAATTACAAGTATCGCCGTGAAAAACGGACTTGTTGCTGTAGCCTCTCCAAACGGAACCAACGCACAACAAAACGGATCGGTAGTCTTCTTTGATATCAACGGAAATTTCTTAAAACAAGTCACTGTAGGAGTTTTACCGGATATGATTACATTTACTCCGGACGGAACAAAAGTAATGACAGCAAATGAAGGCGAACCAAACGATGCTTATACGGTAGATCCTGAAGGTTCAATCAGTATTATTGATATATCGGGTGGAATTAATAATTTAAGCCAGTCGAACGTTACCACACGTGGTTTTACAGGTTACAACAGCCAGGAAGCAGCATTTATCAGTTCAGGCGGAAGAAAAGTAAAATCGACAAGCACTTTGGCGCAGGATCTTGAGCCTGAATATATTGCCATAAGCGCAGACAGCCAGAAAGCATGGGTTTCTTGTCAGGAAAACAACGGAATTATCGAAGTAAATCTTAGCAACAATACTTTAGGAAATATTTGGGGATTGGGTAAAAAAGACATGAATCTTCCAGGAAACGGCTTTGACGCTTCAGACAACAACGGCGAAATTCTTATCGCAAACTGGCCTGTAAAAGCGTATTACAATCCTGATGCAATGGCTTCTTTTAAAGTTGGAAACACCAATTATCTGGTTACCGCAAACGAAGGTGACGAAAAAGATTTAGGTGGATTCAGCGAAAGAACAACCGTTGGAGCGAATGGATATACTTTAGACTCAACCATTTTCCCGAATGCTTCTGTTTTAAAAGCTTCGCACAATTTAGGAAGATTCAGAGTGACCAATGTAAACGGAAACACAGACGGAGACGCAGATTTTGAAGAAATTCATGCTTTAGGAGCAAGATCATTCTCAATTTTCAATGCAGATACCAAACAAATCGTTTACGACAGTGGAGACAGATTTGAAAGATATATTGCAGCCAATCACCCTTTGATTTTCAATGCAGATAACGAAGCAAACGGAGCGAAAAACCGAAGCCGTGCAAAAGGTCCTGAACCGGAAGGTGTAACTTTAGGAACTATTGCCGGACAAACTTTTGCCTTCATCACTTTGGAAAGAACCGGAGGTGTGATGGTTTACAATGTAACAGATCCCAACAATGTCACTTTTGTAGATTACAAACACTCAAGATCAACTTCTGCATTTGGTGGAGACAACGGCCCGGAAGGAATTACGTACATTCCACCAGCAAATATGAATAATGGAAAAGGTTACGTAGTCGTTGCCAACGAAATCAGTGGAACTTTATCAATGTATGAAGTAATACCATCTTCAACATTATCGACAGGTGAAGTGAAAACAGAGAAAGCTAGCTTCAATATCTTCCCGAATCCTGTAAACAAAGGAAATACTCTTTACTTCAACAGAGCTCAAGGTTATGAGTTGTACGATATGAGCGGAAAACTTCTTGGAAAAGAGAAAAACGCATTAACTATCGATACTTCAAAGCTAAACACCGGAGTTTATTTAATTAAAACTTCAGAAGGTGAAGTGAAGAGATTCATCGTGAAATAA
- a CDS encoding glycoside hydrolase family protein, translating into MKYNYVQAPLPFQGQKRRFLKPFKEALNEFPADAIYIDLFGGSGLLSHTVKEYYPDAKVVYNDFDSYSKRLDNVDKTNALLSDIRVICAKSETRKERLPDDLHSEIVDRISKEEGFIDWVTISSSLLFSMNYVTNFEQLKKEKFYNKVRLSNYRVDGYLEGVDRVKKDYRDLFAEYRNHPNVVFLVDPPYLSTDCTTYSRPDYWKLADYLNVLKTIEDTSYFYFTSNKSQIIELCDWMQTRGYCRSPFDGGTTVTVNTSLTYNASYEDIMIHRYLY; encoded by the coding sequence ATGAAATACAATTATGTACAGGCTCCCTTGCCTTTTCAGGGACAAAAAAGAAGATTTTTAAAACCATTTAAAGAGGCTTTAAATGAGTTTCCGGCAGATGCTATTTATATTGATTTGTTTGGCGGTTCAGGCTTGTTGAGCCATACAGTAAAAGAATATTATCCGGATGCGAAAGTCGTTTATAACGATTTTGATAGCTATTCTAAACGTTTAGATAACGTCGATAAAACAAACGCTTTGCTCTCTGACATTCGTGTTATCTGTGCTAAATCGGAAACAAGAAAGGAACGTTTGCCGGATGATTTGCATTCAGAGATAGTAGATAGAATATCGAAAGAAGAAGGTTTTATTGATTGGGTCACTATCTCATCAAGTTTGCTTTTTTCAATGAATTATGTGACCAATTTTGAGCAGCTGAAGAAAGAAAAGTTTTATAACAAAGTGAGGCTTTCAAACTATCGTGTTGATGGCTATCTGGAAGGTGTAGATCGTGTGAAGAAAGATTACAGAGATTTGTTTGCTGAATACCGGAATCATCCTAATGTAGTGTTTCTTGTTGATCCGCCTTACTTATCTACTGATTGCACTACATATAGCCGTCCTGATTACTGGAAATTAGCTGACTATTTGAATGTTCTCAAGACGATTGAAGATACTTCTTATTTCTATTTTACGAGCAACAAAAGTCAGATTATAGAGCTTTGTGATTGGATGCAAACCCGTGGTTATTGTAGAAGTCCTTTCGATGGTGGTACAACCGTTACGGTGAATACTTCATTAACATACAATGCGAGTTATGAGGATATTATGATCCACCGTTATTTGTATTGA
- a CDS encoding phage holin family protein produces MRELLTYKKTAIAILTAVKKPTVAIPAVGLVTFSSYQLGIFLLLFFMTLDFVTGVLASWILWKDSKAQSNFWKYGFSSRRLRLSVVKSVTYFLFILCAYSLETTFKLKPFGSTYTDHPVTITLVTIAIACSIELYSIFFENLRKAGFDIEKKVRTIFIKVKKVVTSVRELRDGDNNSTT; encoded by the coding sequence ATGAGAGAACTATTGACCTATAAGAAAACAGCAATTGCAATACTTACAGCGGTGAAAAAACCCACAGTTGCTATTCCTGCAGTTGGGCTTGTTACATTTTCAAGCTATCAACTGGGAATTTTCCTTTTACTTTTTTTTATGACGCTTGATTTTGTCACCGGAGTTTTGGCATCGTGGATTTTATGGAAGGATTCAAAAGCGCAATCAAACTTTTGGAAGTATGGCTTTTCATCCAGAAGATTGAGATTATCAGTTGTGAAAAGTGTTACTTATTTTTTATTCATTCTCTGTGCTTATTCCTTAGAAACAACTTTTAAATTAAAACCTTTCGGTTCAACCTACACAGATCATCCGGTGACAATTACTTTAGTAACAATTGCAATTGCTTGTAGCATTGAACTCTATTCAATATTCTTTGAAAACCTGCGTAAAGCTGGATTTGATATTGAAAAGAAAGTCCGGACAATTTTTATCAAAGTTAAAAAAGTGGTTACATCAGTAAGAGAATTAAGAGATGGCGATAATAACAGTACTACATAA
- a CDS encoding DUF6046 domain-containing protein, translating into MTVGESVVINLAARYAAAFGIVAVSNAINTAVISRDENKYSVDVYEDLDPAFEDVILKYKVGNDEYSLKFSAMLEGDGDGSIYAPPLMISFSRPKNLIETSISGGDGVVIERWGTKPWGIDIKGVLIDVENRTYPTTKIKQLNDFFEQNTVISAVGLQFSDKNIDSIYLKDISITPIEGFQDTIQFSIQASSIKEVSYTLLKPNE; encoded by the coding sequence ATGACAGTCGGCGAATCAGTAGTAATCAATTTAGCGGCACGTTATGCAGCTGCTTTCGGAATAGTAGCAGTAAGCAATGCAATCAATACGGCGGTAATATCGAGAGATGAAAATAAATACAGCGTTGATGTTTATGAGGATTTAGATCCTGCTTTTGAAGATGTAATACTTAAATATAAAGTTGGAAACGACGAATACTCTTTAAAATTTTCTGCAATGCTTGAAGGTGATGGTGATGGCTCTATTTACGCACCACCATTGATGATCAGCTTTAGTAGACCAAAGAATTTGATTGAAACTTCAATAAGTGGTGGTGATGGTGTTGTTATTGAACGTTGGGGAACTAAACCCTGGGGAATCGATATAAAAGGTGTTTTGATTGATGTTGAAAACAGGACTTATCCAACAACAAAGATTAAACAGTTAAACGATTTTTTTGAACAAAATACCGTGATTAGCGCCGTAGGTCTTCAGTTCAGTGATAAAAATATTGACAGCATCTATTTGAAAGACATTTCGATCACTCCGATAGAAGGTTTTCAGGACACCATCCAATTTAGCATACAAGCATCAAGTATAAAAGAAGTAAGCTATACATTACTAAAACCTAATGAGTAA
- a CDS encoding DUF2586 family protein, which yields MSNLDGASFKKGKVGTNRLASDDAISGIVLSGVKPANLDLSTPKVVYNIQDVEALGITKEYDSTNNVHVYEHLSEFYRLAPEGTELYLMLEPQTEKLIDLCADPAKTLMIFAKGKIKQIAIGINLLPTVTNVMLNGMPDDVYNAIAAAKLLEEWSEENHMPVSVFLECYAWGGNAASSADLRDLENLSAEGVTLVNGQDWDVAEKKTGHAQKYANIGTVLGVCASCTVDQNIGENETKNLTHESKKLLVNPGLSNHKKIDDKEIYPQLQTLENKGYVFGMVYVGMAGVRLNNDHVCAPIVIDDDNNINEHTVAYGRTAKKVRRLLRTAYLPEVKKSYLLNETTGKLSPGSVVALEDLGDRKFGDMQRASEISYGKTTVDRESDLVVAKTLNIGFKVVPKGNVGEINGTVNLKSQI from the coding sequence ATGTCAAATTTAGATGGAGCAAGCTTCAAAAAGGGCAAAGTTGGGACTAACAGACTGGCAAGCGATGATGCAATCAGTGGTATTGTCTTATCGGGTGTAAAACCTGCAAATCTTGATTTGTCAACGCCTAAAGTTGTTTATAATATTCAGGATGTTGAAGCTTTAGGAATTACTAAAGAATACGATTCAACCAATAACGTTCACGTTTATGAGCATCTTTCAGAGTTTTACAGACTGGCTCCGGAAGGCACTGAATTGTATCTTATGTTAGAACCTCAGACAGAAAAGCTTATTGATCTTTGTGCTGATCCTGCAAAAACACTTATGATTTTTGCAAAAGGAAAAATCAAGCAAATCGCAATAGGCATTAATTTACTTCCAACTGTAACTAATGTAATGCTTAATGGTATGCCGGATGACGTTTATAACGCTATTGCTGCAGCAAAATTACTTGAGGAATGGTCAGAAGAAAATCACATGCCCGTTTCCGTTTTCCTTGAGTGTTACGCCTGGGGAGGCAATGCAGCAAGTTCTGCCGATTTACGTGATTTAGAAAATTTATCTGCAGAAGGTGTAACATTGGTTAACGGTCAGGATTGGGATGTTGCAGAAAAGAAAACCGGACATGCTCAAAAATACGCCAATATCGGAACTGTTTTAGGTGTTTGCGCCTCGTGTACAGTGGATCAGAACATCGGCGAGAATGAGACTAAAAACCTCACACACGAATCAAAAAAGTTGTTGGTTAATCCTGGTCTTTCCAATCACAAGAAAATCGACGATAAAGAAATTTATCCGCAGTTGCAGACACTTGAAAACAAAGGTTATGTCTTTGGAATGGTTTACGTCGGAATGGCAGGAGTTCGTTTGAATAACGATCATGTTTGCGCACCGATTGTTATTGACGATGATAACAATATCAACGAGCATACGGTCGCTTATGGCAGAACTGCAAAGAAAGTTAGACGGTTACTGAGAACCGCTTACTTGCCTGAAGTAAAAAAATCATATCTGTTAAACGAAACAACAGGAAAGCTTTCTCCCGGATCAGTTGTCGCCCTGGAAGATTTAGGAGATCGAAAGTTTGGTGATATGCAACGAGCTTCTGAAATCTCTTACGGTAAAACAACCGTTGATCGTGAAAGTGATTTGGTTGTTGCAAAAACTTTAAACATAGGCTTTAAAGTAGTGCCAAAAGGTAATGTTGGTGAAATTAACGGAACAGTTAACCTAAAATCTCAAATCTAA